In one Populus nigra chromosome 12, ddPopNigr1.1, whole genome shotgun sequence genomic region, the following are encoded:
- the LOC133669399 gene encoding uncharacterized protein LOC133669399: MVVPLGPGKFYGSTLPRPRIYTDVRHSAERVDPPVPVMDPFLSWAHEAHWSMGGLSFTRLRFQGRIEGNTEKLRKLREKKIKLLAKTSPKKKDLAPDGQKERNNKRGGSVSPPPAPNVTKKRRLLQLIDEEESEEEEDQEFEETVKIKRGLARKLVGDFERVAKDNHNVKVADLEKTVTEEVSREEKKSRGGKKGKKSGGESGSEAVIGWIRSSPRLAKQRYVKGA, translated from the coding sequence ATGGTAGTTCCTTTAGGCCCTGGAAAATTCTATGGCAGCACCCTCCCTCGCCCCAGAATCTACACCGATGTAAGGCACAGCGCTGAACGAGTAGACCCGCCAGTTCCTGTTATGGATCCGTTTCTTTCATGGGCTCATGAAGCTCACTGGTCCATGGGAGGGCTCAGTTTCACCCGCCTTCGATTTCAGGGTCGAATCGAAGGAAATACTGAGAAACTACGAAAACTCCgcgaaaaaaaaatcaagttattagCCAAAACTAGCCCGAAGAAGAAAGATTTGGCCCCGGATGGGCAGAAAGAGCGCAATAATAAAAGGGGTGGGTCTGTCTCGCCTCCTCCAGCTCCTAACGTGACAAAGAAGAGGAGGTTATTGCAGTTGATTGACGAGGAGGAGAGTGAAGAAGAGGAGGATCAAGAATTTGAGGAAACTGTGAAGATTAAAAGGGGTCTAGCAAGGAAGTTAGTGGGTGATTTTGAAAGGGTAGCTAAAGATAATCACAATGTGAAGGTTGCTGATTTGGAAAAGACGGTCACTGAGGAGGTTAgcagagaggaaaagaaatcaAGGGGTGGAAAGAAAGGTAAGAAAAGTGGTGGAGAGAGTGGATCCGAGGCTGTTATTGGCTGGATTAGGAGTTCACCAAGGTTGGCTAAGCAAAGATATGTGAAAGGGGCTTAA